The Coffea arabica cultivar ET-39 chromosome 2c, Coffea Arabica ET-39 HiFi, whole genome shotgun sequence genome includes the window AGGACACGGTAGAGGAGCGAGCCGAAGTTGGCCTGCATAAGCAAAAGCGACATAAAGGTTAAGAAAATAGCGGAAAGCAGGGAACATAACAAAAGGGAAGCAATTATAAGAAGCACAAAGAGCTGCGAATAAACTGAAAGGAAAGGGACCAAAAAGGAACACACGAGCAGCGCACTAAACGCAGTCCAGGGAGAAAAGAGAACAAAAGCTGGGAACAACACAGTGCCGGCAACAAAATGCTAGGCAAGACGGGGGTTTTGTTCAGCGGCAATCCGAGGACAATCGTAGGCCTGGGAGGGGGTATTAACGGTAGGGGGAAAGACCGAGCCCAAATATTGGCAAGCAAAGGGGTGTAAGCAGCAGAGGCAGCCCGGAATTATAATGGACAACACGGGGAGacagagggagagggagagggagggggagGGCGGCGGGGCGGGGGTGGGGGGGAGTGCAAGCTGAGCAACGAAAGAGCAGCGGAGATAACCTGGTGCAGCAAAGAGGGCAATGGCAAGGAGCAGCAACAACACCAAAACAGGAACAAAAGGGCAAATAGCGGCCTTCGACGAGCAGGCAAGAGGAGAAGCACCATGGTTCATGATGGCAGTCAACTAATAGGTCAGGTTGGAAGAGGTCAGAGCAGGTGGGAGAAGGCGTGCAAGATAGCTAAAGGAACAGTTTTGTGTGAGGGGAAAGAGGAAGTGGGTGAAGAattgtaaggcctggtgcaacccaatgagtacaaacaatatcacaatgatgcacaaagatatatcaaatttaagcacaataaagaaaatttaattaaagagaaaagataagaaatgcaaaccaaatatcaatccaatagtctcttcaatagatggcgatgctaaccaagatgtacaagtgaaggctcactccttcctcacccaaAACACACTTTgattgagccaaggagttttacaactattctagttaaccctcaacaacctacacttgaaagatcactcacccaattaagaactattttatacaaatgaggcaaccttcaccaaggttttaccatttcaagtgataggttcaccttcaccaaggttttactcctcctagagagtaaccttcacttgagcaatctcacaacccaacttttccaaccccttatacaaccaacaaagaatctttctactcaaaaatctcacttgtaagcttgtattttgtgttggcaaaagtcccttgtcttcttgtgctttggagtttttatagaaggtgagaaatggctccaaaaggctctccaacggtcaaatattaaatgctgtcaaaactagccgttggcctgtcggacgtccgaaccacctgtcggacgtccgaaccctgcgtccgaccgtcgtcagagagtcatcaaatctttgcgaaatttctcggacgtccgatgcgatcgatgtgcgtccgatgcgtGTGTccgttgatgttcttcatcctttcggacgtccgatagcttcctttcggacgtcccacatgagtgccctgtttttgcttctgcttttatgccacaagaatctgttctaacaaattactcacataaaaacattagcccaaatctacattttggtttgttaatcatcaaaaccaatgattgatcgaccaaggtcaacaaaaaGTAAGTGGGGGAAGATGGATGCAGGATGGAGGCAGGATGGAGTAGATGGAGACAGGACTGAGGAGCAGGAAAACAGTACAAAATGAAAGACGGGACAGCGGAGCGGGAAGGCGTACAAGAGTGGAAGACAAACAGCAAGTTAGGAGTGGGAGCAGCTGGAGCACGTGGCAAGCTCAAGACAGCAACTCCAGAAGGCCACAACAGAGCTAAACAGTGGCAacgaaaaaggaagaagagagatGCAACGACCACCTGACGGAGCCAACCTAACGGATGCAGGCAAATAGGGCCAACGAAAGACGGGTCGTACAAGGTGAAACTTGAGTTGAGGGTAAAACTTGAGGGTAAAACTTGAGCTGCAAAGAAGACCgcacaaggaagaaaagctTCAGCTTGGTGGAGTTGGTACACAGGAGACTGAGCAAGTGACAGAGAAGTGACCCACGACCTCAGCCAGCCTCCCACCgagcaagaagaaaaaaagaaaagaagaaaacagcGGGGGGAGGGAAATAAACAACGCAGCCGCTCCACGCCAGCATCAAACAAACGAATCCCCAGTCGCCACGCGGAGGACGACCACGTCCACGTGTACACCAGGCTTCCGCCCTTAGTCTATATAGTTAAAGACTTTGAAAGCCGCAACGAGACCGGCAAATAGACCAAAAGAAGTCTGCCGGCCACTCTCACCTATACATTGACCTATTTCAACGACTTCAAGTACAATTGTCTCGCCGTGATCAAATTCCTTCTTAAGTTCCCACTTCCCACACTGGAGTCCTCTGCTTTAGCATTCTTCACTTCGTTTGAGTACTTTTGACACAAAAATCCTTAATAACCTCCTTGGGATTACATCAAACCATATCATTCATGGACTCGCTCCCCCCAATTCCACATGCAGATCCTGCGCTAATAGCTCAGGATTTCGTTCCGTTCTTTCGAGTTTACAAGGATGGCCGCGTCGAAAAATTCCTCCAAGCTCCCTTCGTCCCTCCATCAGACTCGGACGATCCCCAGAGCACTGGTGGTGTCCGATCAAAAGACGTCATCATTTCACCGGAAACCCAAGTAGGTGCACGCTTGTATCTTCCGGCCACGGTCAAACCCGACGAGAAACTTCCTGTCCTGATCTACATCCACGGGGGGGCCTTTGTCATCGGATCAGCTTTCAGCGTCGTATACCATAACTATCTTACCTCCGTAGCAGCTGAGGCCAACGTCGTCGCCGTGTCCATCGAGTACAGGTTGGCTCCAGAGCACCCTATCCCCGCATGCTTCGATGATTCCTGGGCAGTAACAAAATGGGTCGCCTCCCATGCCAATAGACAAGGCCCCGAACCCTGGTTCAACAATCACGCCGACTTTTCAAGGGTGTTTTTGGCAGGTGACAGCGCCGGAGGCAATATTGCACATTACATGGCGGTCAAAGCCAGCCGAGAAGGGTTGGGGGATGGTGTGAAGCTTGTGGGGTTGATTTTAGCGCATCCATATTTTGGCAAGGGAGGGCGTGAAGAATTATGGGAGTACATCACTTCAGATTTCAAAGGGTGGGATGATCCAAGGCTTAATCCCATGGCGAGTTCTGGATTGTTGTCGGGCCTTTTGTGCGAGAAGATTCTGTTGTGTACATCGGAGACAGATTTCATTCGAGATCGGAGTTTGCATTACAGTGAGGCGCTGAAGAAGAGCGGATGGAGGGGTGAATTGGAGGTTGTGGATGTTGAAAAGGAGGGCCATGTTTTTCATATACTGAATCCAAGTGGCGACAATGCTGGAATCTTGATGAAACGTCTGGTTTCATTCTTGGGAAATTAGGCCCCGATGATGCTGTTTTGATTTTCAGTTTTCTGCCTGCCGTCGTCCGTACGTTACTTTAAAGTttcaatgccaaaaaaaaaaaaaaaaaaaagtaccgcCTTTCTTTCTAAAGCCTTGTACTACTAGTCACGGATACCAACCCAATGCAGTGTGTTTCTCGCATCCGGCCTGCCTCAGTTCAGGATGCCTACTACTATTAAGCGCCATTTGGTTGCGATAACTTATTAAAAAGCACTTTCTAGtagaatttttaataaaaatagttATCAACTGCTTAAATgcttttaaatatattatttaaaaatataattcaataagtacttattatatttaataatgtgtaatttgaaaatttttaaaaatgtttATCACAATATTTGGTTCATAATATAGGATGAGAtgattaaatttgatattttattttttaaatcataaaaattactCTAAAAGCATAAAATTTGAGCTtttgttaaaagtacttttaacaccAAAAGTTCTATTCctaattttataaaatgatttttagcaaacattttaaaaatacttttaacacTTAAAAAGTACTTTTTTACTAAAATCCGAAACGGGGCCTAATGATGATTCCACGAAAGGAGTTAGAAACTTCCACAAGCTGGAAATTAGCAGCACTAGCTTTCTCGTGTCTTCATCGGCGGTCATTTTTGTTTTGTGAGGGGTTGTTCGAGTCTATTCATTAGGGCCATACAAGTTACATTAATATTTTTACTCAAACTATACGATATAGATTTTTATGGCAACCATTAGCTGGCTAATCCAATTtccattgcaaaaaaaaaaaaaaaaaattgttctactTATATCATTAACATAATTttcagtctttttttttttaaattttacatatattaCATCAAAAAAATACTACGATATTATTTAAGAtattttttctaaataatttccTATCCAAACGGAGCCATTATTGTTTCCTGCTTGGAAGACTAACACCAGTCTTTGCTGGAGCACATGGCCGGAGTTTTTGTTAGCATAACACCAGAATGACAGAAAGACTGTACTAGAGTGTCTTCAATTTTAAGCCTAAGACCAGCCCCGTAGTCGCAAGTGATAGAAATAGTCGTAGTTTATAACCATGGTTAGAAATTGCCATGAGTTCCTCTTCATTAAGCTCCGGTTTTAAAGGGCAATCAATTTGGTAGGATTGGGCTGGGTTGGGTATTCTGCTAGTCAACTGCCGTCAATTGTTTATTTGTTGTGATAGCTACTAGTCGTTCAGACCCCGCGGGCACCTAACTTCTGGGAAGCATTTGGTGACATGATATGTCAAAGTTTTCAATATTGGAGGGCTAAATTATTTAGTCTCCAGAATATTCTAGGTGTTCCATCTTAGATTTTTTGTTAGCTGTCTTGAAAATTTTTCTGAAACTGAAATTGAACTCATTTTGGGAAAATATCAAGACACCAAATTCATCGCCCTGAATATCAACCACTAAACAAACAATTGGTATTTAACCAGAACTATATTATGTGGAGTGTGGATTAGTGTGTAGATGTGTCGTCAAATGCTAGCAAGAAGATGAATGTTGGCATACCAAACTCATCACCCTGCCTGAATGTTAAACACTAAAGGTGGTAGTTAACCAAGAATATATAACCACCAGCCACCAAGAATATATAACCACTAGACTAAACTAGGCCACCACCAAATCCTTAAGTCCACCGTCAAATCCTTAAAGCTTGATGAGGTGGTGATCCCTTGACCTCCTACCAGTTCCCACAATATGTGGCTTCTCTAGACAAATTCAGATGGATGCGTAGTGCACCCATTTGATGCGATAGTAATTCAGTCACCATCGGCTTCCTGTAAATTTAACTGGGCTTCCCCTTAAATTATGATAGAATAGAATTATATAGATAAAATGacgattgaaaaaaaaaaccaagaataTATTTTGTGGATTAGTATACTATTTCTTGTCGAATGATAAACGTTGTTATTAATCCGAGCCCCATTAAAAGTCGATCCACCTCCAAAGAGTCAAACCCCTGTTTAGAAATTAGGCCTTTAACTAAGGTCGCTACATTCTTCCAAAATGCTTTGGGTACCCGTACTTCCCCTTTTACTGATGAGGAACTCGAACCTAGAGGTGTTCACGAATCGAGTCGATCACGAGCGGCTCGAGTacgagttcgagtcgagctcgagttcaaaaatattaagctcgttggcttgcgagctcaattatatatttttttatttttattttatattttaatagtaaaattacacatatatccctaatagtttattatttgttaaaaaattattattttatttatttttaaaaataatataaatatttttatttttcaaaaaaattttattattattttattttattttttaagctcgagctcgaactcgacgcGAATTTGaattgagctcgagctcgagcttgatattttgagctcgtcgaACTCGAGGTCGAGTTTgagtttcacaaaattaactaaAGGTTCGTCTCGATTAGGCCAAAGTTCAGCTTGACTCGGTTCGTTTGCACCCATACTTGAACCTGCGTTCCACTAAAGCCCAATTAAGTTTTAAGCTTTGAAGttaataatttgcaaaaataaaatttaaaaaaatcttgaaaataGCAAGTGATGATTTTACTACGTTTCTCCGTTCAACTAGAggtcaccttttttttttttgaaacttcaATTAGAGGTCACTTAAACCTCAAGAAATAAGGATTTACCTTTAAAATGCTTGGATATTCTTTTTtaagaatatgcaaaaaaaaaaaaaaacattgatctaggtttgtttggatagtgcttttatcccaaatttttcaatcacctttttatatcacatacatcacatcataaaaagtgctacagtaattattcaaaataatatttcaaataatacattaTCCAAACATAAGCCTaggatttgtttggatagagtattatttgaaatatatttaaaataattattataatattttttatgatgtgatgtatgtgaaataaaaagatagttaaaaatataaaaaaataaattaaaaaatttatttatgatgcaagcgaaacaGTTCTAGTATGCTACTTTCTCATCTCAATTTATTTGTTATGTCtctcaaaaattaaaattttcaaaaataatgaTTTGATTGTGATGTATCGGAATGGAGGATATTTATAGTCCCAAATAAATGTTACATCTGTAGGGGAGCCATGGGCCGACTCCTAGGCGTTTGGCATTTGTCACGTGTCAGAGGTTTGAAGCCAAATCCGTGCGTTAGATCAGCAAGCGATGGCTTGACAAGGCCGAGATCTAGCTATTATATTGCAATTCCAAGCTGGCTCCAAATAGTAGGTGGCGTCTTTCTCATGGTCATTCATCGTTACTTTTGGGAGATATCCCGTTTGGTGAAAACATCTACCTTGTATATAAGAAAAGAGCAAGGTTTAGTGTTTGCCTTTATTCTTGCCACGTGGCTTTTTCATTGTCTGACAAGTGGCAAGGTAAAATATTTTCTACAAGTTGTCTGAAGCCTTGTCTGAAGCATTCTCTTGCTTCTGGCATTGGaccgtttcttttctttctcattAGTACACTAGCCAGTAGTCACTCAGAGCAGTTGCGTGACCCATGAAAACAATACCAAAAGCCGCAGCCCGCATTTTAccatgaaaataatttttttttatcataaattTTTAAGTTTTCTGTGAACatgttttttaattatctttttatcgcACATGTCTATCTTGTATATAAAAAGAAATCCAAGATACTGTAGCTAACCATTTTTTTGACACATATATTGCATGTATTTTTGACAAGTGGACTTTTGATTATTTTACCTaaatttttccttcccttttttgattcaattgggttaaaggattaaaatattttttctcattGAGAAAATTAACTCCATCTCTTCTTTTACTTCTTGCAGTAACTACTGTCATCTCtcaccttttttattttttatttttttaaactaatcTAACTAAGATTGTTgccatgttctttttttttttttttttggcaagatGATAGCTACTTAGCAAAAAgaattctttattatttttatcccattttacattttcttttcttccttttttcttcatctCTAATGTCTCatgtttgctctatttttttaTCATAATATTATAGCCAACTGGCATTTGTTTGTTAAATTTATAGGATGATGTTTTTATTTTAGAGTTCTTCATGGATAAAAGGTGAATTATTAAAATATCTTAGAATTcattttataccaatgatcATTTTCTAAGAATAATAgaacaaaaattcattcttttattttctcctcCCATGATTTGATTTCTGACTTCacattttgtttccttttctttgtttttttggttccattttgtaattttctacaattttgtgtatttttttagGAGAAAGATATATCATATGATGTTTCCATCAAGATAAATCTAGTTAGGCATTCTTGTATCTCcatttttctccatttctttctttttgcaatTATTTTATGGCCTATTCAATTTAATTGAAGGATCCaataaaattttgtatatatttaatctaaagttaatttttgtttgttttttaagTACTCTAAGTGTTGTAGTATCAATTGGGTTGGTATTCAAGGATTGCAGTCGGTGGTGGAAGTCACAATTGAGGCTTTCAGCCTAGAGTGTGACTTGacaaaaaattgttagaaaattcaaatttgattaGGAAGATGGTTTTGCAATAAAAAATAGTTCAATTCTAATTTGTATATGTAGATCAAGAAACAtagcaattcatatttttatctaaTCTTGTTATTTATATTCTGGAGCTGCAGGATAATGTTGTCACCTTTAGACGGAATTTAAATAGATGAACTGGATTCTTctatcaaaagaaagaaaaatatgaaagtttaTAGTAAACTATATTGATGTTGAAGATTGTGCTATGTTTTAGCAGCTTCCTAAACTTTTTCTCATTattaaagtactaaaagtatTACGACtgcttttgatttaattttaacTAAAACTATACTACTATTAATACATCAATGCACTTATAGTGTATtaattttctctccattttgGGTATTATATAATGGTGgttcaaaaatatttattcaaatgATAATAAATAGGGAGGTTGAATTGAGGCTTTCGGCCTAGAGTgtgatttgacaaaaaattgttagaaa containing:
- the LOC113726412 gene encoding probable carboxylesterase 7, with the protein product MDSLPPIPHADPALIAQDFVPFFRVYKDGRVEKFLQAPFVPPSDSDDPQSTGGVRSKDVIISPETQVGARLYLPATVKPDEKLPVLIYIHGGAFVIGSAFSVVYHNYLTSVAAEANVVAVSIEYRLAPEHPIPACFDDSWAVTKWVASHANRQGPEPWFNNHADFSRVFLAGDSAGGNIAHYMAVKASREGLGDGVKLVGLILAHPYFGKGGREELWEYITSDFKGWDDPRLNPMASSGLLSGLLCEKILLCTSETDFIRDRSLHYSEALKKSGWRGELEVVDVEKEGHVFHILNPSGDNAGILMKRLVSFLGN